GGCATCGTCACTGCAATCGTGGTTGCCTACGCGTTCCTCGCGAGTGTACTGGTGTTACCGAGTCTGCTCGTCGTGTGGGACCGGACCAGAAGAAAGTAGAACGCGAGTAGATCGGAGAGCGCTCAGTCGTCGTCGGGATGAACGTTTGTTTCCATCGCGAAGTCGTCCTCGGCGTAGCCGACACAGGTGAGGAACCAGCCGTCCTCGATCTGCTCGTCGTCGAGGTACTCGTTGCCGTCGTGGCTAATAACCTCGTTGGCATCCCCGTCGTAGCGGGCCGTACACTGGCCACAGGTGCCGGCTTCGCAGGCGTAGGGCAGATCCCACCCCTCGTCCAGTCCGGCGTAGAGCAGCGCTTCCTCTTCATCGACCTCGATGGTCTCGTCGAACTCCAGGAACTCGACTTCGTACATTTCGGCGGCTTCTTCTTCGCCGTTCTCTTCTTCGGGTTCGTCTTCCTCGCCGTTTTCTTCCTCTTCGGGTTCGTCTTCTTCCGGTTCGTCCTCTTCGTCGTCGAACAGGCCGAGAAAACCCGAAATCGCGATGGTTCCGGCACCGCCCATCGCAACTAGCAGGCGTCGGCGTTCGGGATCGGCACGGACGCGACGTCGGTTCGGGTAATCGTCGTCATCGGCGTGGTCGTGGAGGGGGTCAGAGTGCTGTGACTTACACTTAATGATAGCTGCTGTTCACGGGTCTGGGTTGTCCTGTATATTACATTCCTTTTTACACTTTTACATTCCTTTTTACACTTGCTCAGGACGAGCGGCTGTTACAGCGAGCTGTACGGAATCATATAAATGACTGAAATATGAAGACACATAAATGTACCCACAGGTATTGAAGGAAGAATATGGGCGATGACCAACCGGCTGAACCGCCGATAGACGAAGAGCAAGCAAACGAGATCGAAGAGAGTCTCGACGGAACGTTCACGATGCCGCGGGGGAGTTCGGAGACTCATCGTCGGCGACTACTGGGTGCCATTGGTGGTCTCGGGACCGTCGCCGTCGCTGGCTGTCTCGGCCTGTTCGAGGAACCGGACGACGACACTGCTGACGATCCGGAGCCGGAAAACGGTGACGAGGACGACGAGGAAACAACAGAGCGTCCAGATTACACCGAAATCGACACGATGATGCCGGACTGGGCGATGAAAGACCTCGTCATCTCACTCGATACCCAAGTCGCGTACAACGACGAGCAGATTTTCTTCAATTTCGAGTGGGACTGGGACGTACCGAACGGTTGGTTCCACGACCTGTTCGTGTACGAAGATGACGAATGGGTACGGTACGGTGAGCCCAACCCCGGTGCCGCGGATCCGGACTACGGCGTCGGCGATATTTTCAGTGGCTTTACCGAGGATCGGCTGGCCTTCTTTATTGATGACGGTAGTGTCGAAGGATTCGAGAACTTCGGCGGTTGGCTTACTATCCACGAAGGAACGCGAACGCTGCCGGGAGCAGTCGAAGGTGAGGAAGTCGAAGAGCACCCCCATCACGGAGACATCCTCGAAAATGACGACGTCAGAAAGTACATTCCACAATCCCGAAACGGTGAGTGGTGGGAAAACGACTGGGACGATGTCAAAGATCAGGAGGAGCTCGACGAGATGCTAGAAAACGGTGAGTTCCTCGATATGCCTATGTTCCGGGCACACCGTGGTGGACCTGGCGGTTACGGAACGACACACTGCATCCTTGACCACCGCCATGGTGCAATGGATGAGCCCTCGACGCGGATTCGGAACAGTCAGGATCTCGTGGACGGCAACCCGGAGTACATGTTCGATCCGGAGGTCGTTGAGGGCGGGACATTGGACCTCGACGAGATTTACGAAGGGGAGGTATTACAGACCGATACGCACGCCTTGATCGAGAACGAAAACATGGTGCCGTTCGACGAGGAGGAAGCTGATATCTACGAGGGAGCAGTCATCCCCCGACGCTACAACCGTCCAGACGCAGTCGAGGGGCCAGGAGCGATCTGGCAAGTGGACGCAACGTGGGAAGACGGAACGTGGACCGTCCAGATGTGGCGTGACCTCTCTGTGGGGTATCTCGGTGAAACGGAATTCGAACCGGGTGAAGTCTACGACTTCTCACCGGCTGTCCATGGTGGAGGTGCCCAGCGCTGGCACTGGGTCGGATATCCGTACAAACTCGGACTCGGCGTCGAGCCCGAATACCAGGGTGAGAGTGATGAACTCGGCACATCGGAACTGGTCGCCGAAGAGATCGAGGGCGAACCAGACTGGGACGACATCGAGACCTACACACTTCCGCTGATGTACCCTGGTCAAACTGACTGGACATGGATGATCAGTGGGGAACACCCTCAGGTCGACGATATCCGAAACAACGAGATCAATATCTGGGAATACCACGACGAGGCTCCCGAGGAGTTCGCACAGCGCATGATCGATCTGGAAGAGTCGATGGCGCCGCGCAAATAATCCTCGCACAGGGGATTCGACCACGGTCGCTCTTTCCGTCTCTGTGACGGAGGCACCGGTTAAAAAGCTGTAATATACAGCGAGTGGCGTAGACAGGATCCGCTAGTACAGTTATGTATGAGTAGAGGCCCACCACCAGCTATCGAAAGCAATGAGTGGGAGGAATGGACGGCTGAAGTAGTCGAAAAAAACGGGCTTTGACATCGAGCCTGACGTCGAAATGGGCAGA
Above is a genomic segment from Natranaeroarchaeum aerophilus containing:
- a CDS encoding ethylbenzene dehydrogenase-related protein; the protein is MGDDQPAEPPIDEEQANEIEESLDGTFTMPRGSSETHRRRLLGAIGGLGTVAVAGCLGLFEEPDDDTADDPEPENGDEDDEETTERPDYTEIDTMMPDWAMKDLVISLDTQVAYNDEQIFFNFEWDWDVPNGWFHDLFVYEDDEWVRYGEPNPGAADPDYGVGDIFSGFTEDRLAFFIDDGSVEGFENFGGWLTIHEGTRTLPGAVEGEEVEEHPHHGDILENDDVRKYIPQSRNGEWWENDWDDVKDQEELDEMLENGEFLDMPMFRAHRGGPGGYGTTHCILDHRHGAMDEPSTRIRNSQDLVDGNPEYMFDPEVVEGGTLDLDEIYEGEVLQTDTHALIENENMVPFDEEEADIYEGAVIPRRYNRPDAVEGPGAIWQVDATWEDGTWTVQMWRDLSVGYLGETEFEPGEVYDFSPAVHGGGAQRWHWVGYPYKLGLGVEPEYQGESDELGTSELVAEEIEGEPDWDDIETYTLPLMYPGQTDWTWMISGEHPQVDDIRNNEINIWEYHDEAPEEFAQRMIDLEESMAPRK
- a CDS encoding 2Fe-2S iron-sulfur cluster-binding protein; translated protein: MGGAGTIAISGFLGLFDDEEDEPEEDEPEEEENGEEDEPEEENGEEEAAEMYEVEFLEFDETIEVDEEEALLYAGLDEGWDLPYACEAGTCGQCTARYDGDANEVISHDGNEYLDDEQIEDGWFLTCVGYAEDDFAMETNVHPDDD